From a single Pseudophryne corroboree isolate aPseCor3 chromosome 6, aPseCor3.hap2, whole genome shotgun sequence genomic region:
- the LOC134934223 gene encoding mucin-3A-like — protein MSSDPASLSQVINLKLLEKQLEKLKEIKLNKSAMFKSYLMSFFPADKDLKMQELLEIKLSAQGANDGKKDEQFPDRTKEVSIANKESIDIHLEEVENTTIKITNTEGKNISDLKTIKTEQDTLQQLSIEGSTYPVAETTGGEVTSQDPDSSRTTRESSSTTIEKTPERSTPQTDEITISATIASDVTETTEAETETTGVEVTSQNPDSARTTRESSSTAIETTPEWSTPQTDEITISATIASDVTETTGAKRSRYPTAETTGVEVTSQNPDSPKTTRDSLSTAIETTHDLSTAQTDESTISATATADIIETTGAETETTGVEVTTQSPDSSRTTKDSLSTAIELTPELFTAQTDKTTISATATSDITETTGAESTTLEMTNTEDTTISEIQTTEEEQTTLQTANIEASTYPTADTTVVGVTSQIPDSPKTTRDSSSTAIETMPDLSTAQTDESTISTTATADIIETTGAETDITGVEVTSQNPDSPKTTRDSSSTAIETMPDLSTAQTDESTISATATTDITETTGTTRESSSTAIEKTPEWSTPQTDEITISATIASDVTETTEAESTTLEITNTEDTTISEIQTTLEEQTTLQTTNIEGSTYPTADTAGVEVTSQDPDSSRTTRESSSTAIETTPEWSTPQTDEITISATIASHETETTGAESTTLEMTNTEDTTISEIQTTEEEQTTLQTANIEGSTYPTTDTTGVEVTSQSPDSSKTTRDSSSTAIETSHDLSTAQTDESTISATATADVTETTGAETSHETETTGAESTTLEITNTEDTTISEIQTTQEVQTTLQTANIEGSTYPTTDTTGVEVTSQSPDSSKTTRDSSSTAIETTHDLSTAQTDESTISATATADVTETTEAETSHETETTGAESTTLEMTNTEDTTISEIQTTQEEQTTLQTANIEASTYPTADTTVVGVTSQIPDSPKTTRDSSSTAIETTPDLSTAQTDESTISTTATVDIIETTGAESTTLEMTNTEDTTISEIQTTQEEQTTLQTTNIEGSTYPSADITGVEVTSQNPDSPKTTRDSLSTAIETMPDLSTAQTDESTISATATADITETTGSESTTLEMTKTEDTTISEIQTTQEKQTTLQTTNIEGSTYPTADTTVVGVTSQIPDSPKTTRDSSSTAIETMPDLSTAQTDESSISATATADITETTGAESTTLEMTNTEDTTISEIQTTQEKQTTLQTTNIEGSTYPTAETTGVEVTSHNPDSPKTTRDSSSTAIETTHDLFTAQTDESTISATATADIIETTGAENKSTISATATADITETTGAESTTLEMTNTEDTTISEIQTTQEEQTTLQTTNIEGSTYPTADTTGVEVTSQNPDSSRTTRESSSTAIEKTPEWSMPQTDEITISATIASDVTETTEAETDTTGVEVTSQNPDSSRTTRESSSTAIEKTPEWSTPQTDEITISATATADVTETTGAESTTLEMTNTEDTTISEIQTTQEEQTTLQTANIEGSTYPTTDTTGVEVTSQSPDSSKTTRDSSSTAIETTHDLSTAQTDESTISATATADVTETTEAETSDVTETTGAESTTLEMTNTEDTTISEIQTTQEEQTTLQTANIEGSTYPTTDTTGVEVTSQSPDSSKTTRDSSSTAIETTHDLSTAQTDESTISATATADVTETTEAETSHETETTGAESTTLEMKNTEDTTISEIQTTLEEQTTLQTANIEVSTYPTTDTTGVEVTSQSPDSSKTTRDSSSTAIETTHDLSTAQTDESTISATATADVTETTEAETSHETETTGAESTTLEMTNTEDTTISDIQTTQEEQTTLQTTNIEGSTYPTAETTVVEVTSQSPDSSRTTRESSSTAIETTPERSTPQTDEITISATATADIIETTGAETDTTGVEVTSQNPDPPKTTRDSSSTAIETMPDLSTAQIDESTISATATADIIETTGAESTTLEMTNTEDTTLSEIQTTQEEQTTLQTTNIEGSTYSTADTTVVGVTSQIPDSPKTTRDSSSTAIETTHDLSTAQTDESTISATATADIIETTGAESTTLEMTNTEDTTISEIQTTQEELTTLQTTNIEGSTYPTAETTGVEVTSQDPDSSRTTKESSSTAIETTPERSTPQTDEITISATIASDVTETTEAETDTTGVEVTSQNPDPPKTTRDSSSTAIETMPDLSTAQIDESTISATATADIIETTGAESTTLEMTNTEDTTLSEIQTTQEEQTTLQTTNIEGSTYSTADTTVVGVTSQIPDSPKTTRDSSSTAIETTHDLSTAQTDESTISATATADIIETTGAETDTAGVEVTSQSPDSSRTTKDSLSTAIELTPELSTAQTDKTTISATATSDISETTGAESTTLEMTNTEDTTLSEIQTTQEEQTTLQTTNIEGSTYSTADTTVVGVTSQIPDSPKTTRDSSSTAIETTHDLSTAQTDESTISATATADIIETTGAESTTLEMTNTEDTTISEIQTTQEEQTTLQTANIEGSTYPTAEITGVEVTSQDPDSSRTTKESSSTAIETTPERSTPQTDEITISATIASDVTETTEAETDTTGVEVTSQSPDSSRTTKDSLSTAIELTPELSTAQTDKTTISATATADITETTGTTRGSSSTAIETTPEWSTPQTDEITISATIASHETETTGAESTTLEMTNTEDTTISDIQTTQEEQTTLQTTNIEGSTYPTAETTVVEVTSQSPDSSRTTRESSSTAIETTPERSTPQTDEITISATATADITETTGAETTTLEMTNTEDTTISEIQTTQEKQTTLQTTNIEGSTYPTAETTGVEVTSHNPDSPKTTRDSSSTAKETTHDLFTAQADESTISATATADITETTGAETETTGVEVTSQNPDSSRTTRESSSTAIEKTPEWSTPQTDEITISATIASDVTETKEAESTTLEMTNTEDTTISEIQTTQEEQTTLQTTNIEGSTFPTADTTAVEVTSQNPDPPKTTRDSSSNAIETMPDLSTAQIDESTISATATADIIETTGAESTTLEMTNTEDTTLSEIQTTQEEQTTLQTTNIEGSTYSTADTTVVGVTSQIPDSPKTTRDSSSTAIETTHDLSTAQTDESTISATATADIIETTGAEKIKQQYLLQQHLILLKQQGQKVLL, from the exons GTAAAAAAGATGAACAATTCCCAGACCGTACAAAAGAAGTATCAATTGCAAATAAAGAAAGTATTGATATTCATCTAGAAGAAGTAGAAAACACTACTATAAAAATAACAAATACAGAGGGTAAAAACATATCtgatttaaaaacaattaaaacagaACAGGACACTTTACAACAATTAAGCATTGAAGGATCCACGTATCCCGTGGCAGAGACTACAGGTGGAGAGGTCACATCCCAGGACCCTGATTCTTCTAGAACCACAAGAGAATCATCATCAACTACAATAGAAAAAACACCAGAACGGTCTACGCCGCAAACAGATGAAATTACAATATCTGCTACAATAGCATCTGATGTTACTGAGACAACAgaggcagaaa cagagactacaggtgtagaggtcacatcccAGAACCCTGATTCTGCTAGAACCACAAGAGAatcatcatcaactgcaatagaaacaaCACCAGAATGGTCTACGCCGCAAACAGATGAAATAACAATATCTGCTACAATAGCATCTGATGTTACTGAGACAACAGGGGCAaaaa gatccaggtatcccacagcagagactacaggtgtagaggtcacatcccAGAACCCTGATTCTCCTAAAACAACAAGAGATTCATTatcaactgcaatagaaacaaCGCATGATCTTTCCACGGCCCAAACAGATGAATCAACCATATCTGCTACAGCAACAGCTGATATTATTGAGACAACtggggcagaaa cagagactacaggtgtagaggtcacaACACAGAGCCCTGATTCTTCTAGAACCACAAAAGATTCATTATCAACTGCAATAGAATTAACACCTGAACTTTTCACGGCCCAAACAGATAAAacaacaatatctgctacagcaacatctgatattactgaaacaacaggggcagaaagtactactttagaaatgacaaatacagaggatacaaccatatctgaaattcaaacaacagaagaagaacagacaactttgcaaactgCCAACATTGAAGCATCCACATATCCCACAGCAGACACTACAGTGGTAGGGGTCACATCACAGATCCCTGATTCTCCTAAAACCACAAGAGAttcatcatcaactgcaatagaaacaaTGCCTGATCTTTCCACGGCCCAAACAGACGAATCAACAATATCTACTACTGCAACAGCTGATATTATTGAGACAACaggggcagaaa cagacattacaggtgtagaggtcacatcaCAGAACCCTGATTCTCCTAAAACCACAAGAGAttcatcatcaactgcaatagaaacaaTGCCTGATCTTTCCACGGCCCAAACAGACGAAtcaacaatatctgctacagcaacaactgatattactgagacaacagg aaccacaagagaatcatcatcaactgcaatagaaaaAACACCAGAATGGTCTACGCCGCAAACAGATGAAATAACAATATCTGCTACAATAGCATCTGATGTTACTGAGACAACAgaggcagaaagtactactttagaaataacaaatacagaggatacaaccatatctgaaattcaaacaacactagaagaacagacaactttgcaaacaaCAAACATTGAAGGATCCACGTATCCCACAGCAGACACTgcaggtgtagaggtcacatcccaggaccctgattcttctagaaccacaagagaatcatcatcaactgcaatagaaacaaCACCAGAATGGTCTACGCCGCAAACAGATGAAATAACAATATCTGCTACAATAGCATCTCATGAAACTGAGACAACaggggcagaaagtactactttagaaatgacaaatacagaggatacaaccatatctgaaattcaaacaacagaagaagaacagacaactttgcaaactgccaacattgaaggatccacataTCCCACAACAGACACTACAGGAGTAGAGGTCACATCACAGAGCCCTGATTCTTCTAAAACCACAAGAGAttcatcatcaactgcaatagaaacaTCACATGATCTTTCCACGGCCCAAACAGACGAAtcaacaatatctgctacagcaacagCTGATGTTACTGAGACAACaggggcagaaa CATCTCATGAAACTGAGACAACaggggcagaaagtactactttagaaataacaaatacagaggatacaaccatatctgaaattcaaacaacacaagaagtacagacaactttgcaaactgccaacattgaaggatccacataTCCCACAACAGACACTACAGGAGTAGAGGTCACATCACAGAGCCCTGATTCTTCTAAAACCACAAGAGAttcatcatcaactgcaatagaaacaaCACATGATCTTTCCACGGCCCAAACAGACGAAtcaacaatatctgctacagcaacagCTGATGTTACTGAGACAACAgaggcagaaa CATCTCATGAAACTGAGACAACaggggcagaaagtactactttagaaatgacaaatacagaggatacaaccatatctgaaattcaaacaacacaagaagaacagacaactttgcaaactgCCAACATTGAAGCATCCACATATCCCACAGCAGACACTACAGTGGTAGGGGTCACATCACAGATCCCTGATTCTCCTAAAACCACAAGAGAttcatcatcaactgcaatagaaacaaCGCCTGATCTTTCCACGGCCCAAACAGACGAATCAACAATATCTACTACTGCAACAGTTGATATTATTGAGACAACaggggcagaaagtactactttagaaatgacaaatacagaggatacaaccatatctgaaattcaaacaacacaagaagaacagacaactttgcaaactaccaacattgaaggatccacataTCCCTCAGcagacattacaggtgtagaggtcacatcaCAGAACCCTGATTCTCCTAAAACCACAAGAGATTCATTatcaactgcaatagaaacaaTGCCTGATCTTTCCACGGCCCAAACAGATGAAtcaacaatatctgctacagcaacagctgatattactgagacaacagggtcagaaagtactactttagaaatgacaaaAACAGAGGAcacaaccatatctgaaattcaaacaacacaagaaaaacagacaactttgcaaacaaccaacattgaaggatccacataTCCCACAGCAGACACTACAGTGGTAGGGGTCACATCACAGATCCCTGATTCTCCTAAAACCACAAGAGAttcatcatcaactgcaatagaaacaaTGCCTGATCTTTCCACGGCCCAAACAGACGAATCATcaatatctgctacagcaacagCTGATATTACTGAGACAACAGGGGCAGAGagtactactttagaaatgacaaatacagaggacacaaccatatctgaaattcaaacaacacaagaaaaacagacaactttgcaaacaaccaacattgaaggatccacatatcccacagcagagactacaggtgtagaggtcacatcccATAACCCTGATTCTCCTAAAACCACAAGAGAttcatcatcaactgcaatagaaacaaCGCATGATCTTTTCACGGCCCAAACAGACGAAtcaacaatatctgctacagcaacagCTGATATTATTGAGACAACtggggcagaaa acaaatcaacaatatctgctacagcaacagCTGATATTACGGAGACAACaggggcagaaagtactactttagaaatgacaaatacagaggatacaaccatatctgaaattcaaacaacacaagaagaacagacaactttgcaaactaccaacattgaaggatccacataTCCCACAGCAGACACTACAGGTGTAGAGGTGACATCCCAGAACCCTGATTCTTCTAGAACCACAAGAGAatcatcatcaactgcaatagaaaaAACACCAGAATGGTCTATGCCGCAAACAGATGAAATAACAATATCTGCTACAATAGCATCTGATGTTACTGAGACAACAgaggcagaaa cagacactacaggtgtagaggtcacatcccAGAACCCCGATTCTTCTAGAACCACAAGAGAatcatcatcaactgcaatagaaaaAACACCAGAATGGTCTACGCCGCAAACAGATGAAAtaacaatatctgctacagcaacagCTGATGTTACTGAGACAACaggggcagaaagtactactttagaaatgacaaatacagaggatacaaccatatctgaaattcaaacaacacaagaagaacagacaactttgcaaactgccaacattgaaggatccacataTCCCACAACAGACActacaggtgtagaggtcacatcaCAGAGCCCTGATTCTTCTAAAACCACAAGAGAttcatcatcaactgcaatagaaacaaCACATGATCTTTCCACGGCCCAAACAGACGAAtcaacaatatctgctacagcaacagCTGATGTTACTGAGACAACAgaggcagaaa CATCTGATGTTACTGAGACAACaggggcagaaagtactactttagaaatgacaaatacagaggatacaaccatatctgaaattcaaacaacacaagaagaacagacaactttgcaaactgccaacattgaaggatccacataTCCCACAACAGACACTACAGGAGTAGAGGTCACATCACAGAGCCCTGATTCTTCTAAAACCACAAGAGAttcatcatcaactgcaatagaaacaaCACATGATCTTTCCACGGCCCAAACAGACGAAtcaacaatatctgctacagcaacagCTGATGTTACTGAGACAACAgaggcagaaa CATCTCATGAAACTGAGACAACaggggcagaaagtactactttagaaatgaaaaatacagaggatacaaccatatctgaaattcaaacaacactagaagaacagacaactttgcaaacagCAAACATTGAAGTATCCACATATCCCACAACAGACACTACAGGAGTAGAGGTCACATCACAGAGCCCTGATTCTTCTAAAACCACAAGAGAttcatcatcaactgcaatagaaacaaCACATGATCTTTCCACGGCCCAAACAGACGAAtcaacaatatctgctacagcaacagCTGATGTTACTGAGACAACAgaggcagaaa CATCTCATGAAACTGAGACAACaggggcagaaagtactactttagaaatgacaaatacagaggatacaactATATCTGAcattcaaacaacacaagaagaacagacaactttgcaaactaccaacattgaaggatccacataTCCCACAGCAGAGACTACAGTGGTAGAAGTCACATCACAGAGCCCTGATTCTTCTAGAACCACAAGAGAatcatcatcaactgcaatagaaacaaCACCAGAACGGTCTACGCCGCAAACAGATGAAAtaacaatatctgctacagcaacagCTGATATCATTGAGACAACtggggcagaaa cagacactacaggtgtagaggtcacatcaCAGAACCCTGATCCTCCTAAAACCACAAGAGAttcatcatcaactgcaatagaaacaaTGCCTGATCTTTCCACGGCCCAAATAGACGAAtcaacaatatctgctacagcaacagCTGATATCATTGAGACAACtggggcagaaagtactactttagaaatgacaaatacagaggatacaaccctatctgaaattcaaacaacacaagaagaacagacaactttgcaaactaccaacattgaaggatccacataTTCCACAGCAGACACTACAGTGGTAGGGGTCACATCACAGATCCCTGATTCTCCTAAAACCACAAGAGAttcatcatcaactgcaatagaaacaaCGCATGATCTTTCCACGGCCCAAACAGACGAAtcaacaatatctgctacagcaacagCTGATATTATTGAGACAACtggggcagaaagtactactttagaaatgacaaatacagaggatacaaccatatctgaaattcaaacaacacaagaagaacTGACAACTTTGCAAACAACAAACATTGAAGGATCCACGTATCCCACAGCAGAGActacaggtgtagaggtcacatcccaggaccctgattcttctagaaccacaaaagaatcatcatcaactgcaatagaaacaaCACCAGAACGGTCTACGCCGCAAACAGATGAAATAACAATATCTGCTACAATAGCATCTGATGTTACTGAGACAACAgaggcagaaa cagacactacaggtgtagaggtcacatcaCAGAACCCTGATCCTCCTAAAACCACAAGAGAttcatcatcaactgcaatagaaacaaTGCCTGATCTTTCCACGGCCCAAATAGACGAAtcaacaatatctgctacagcaacagCTGATATCATTGAGACAACtggggcagaaagtactactttagaaatgacaaatacagaggatacaaccctatctgaaattcaaacaacacaagaagaacagacaactttgcaaactaccaacattgaaggatccacataTTCCACAGCAGACACTACAGTGGTAGGGGTCACATCACAGATCCCTGATTCTCCTAAAACCACAAGAGAttcatcatcaactgcaatagaaacaaCGCATGATCTTTCCACGGCCCAAACAGACGAAtcaacaatatctgctacagcaacagCTGATATTATTGAGACAACtggggcagaaa cagacactgcaggtgtagaggtcacatcaCAGAGCCCTGATTCTTCTAGAACCACAAAAGATTCATTATCAACTGCAATAGAATTAACACCTGAACTTTCCACGGCCCAAACAGATAAAacaacaatatctgctacagcaacatCTGATATTTCTGAGACAACtggggcagaaagtactactttagaaatgacaaatacagaggatacaaccctatctgaaattcaaacaacacaagaagaacagacaactttgcaaactaccaacattgaaggatccacataTTCCACAGCAGACACTACAGTGGTAGGGGTCACATCACAGATCCCTGATTCTCCTAAAACCACAAGAGAttcatcatcaactgcaatagaaacaaCGCATGATCTTTCCACGGCCCAAACAGACGAAtcaacaatatctgctacagcaacagCTGATATTATTGAGACAACtggggcagaaagtactactttagaaatgacaaatacagaggatacaaccatatctgaaattcaaacaacacaagaagaacagacaactttgcaaacagCAAACATTGAAGGATCCACGTATCCCACAGCAGAGattacaggtgtagaggtcacatcccaggaccctgattcttctagaaccacaaaagaatcatcatcaactgcaatagaaacaaCACCAGAACGGTCTACGCCGCAAACAGATGAAATAACAATATCTGCTACAATAGCATCTGATGTTACTGAGACAACAgaggcagaaa cagacactacaggtgtagaggtcacatcaCAGAGCCCTGATTCTTCTAGAACCACAAAAGATTCATTATCAACTGCAATAGAATTAACACCTGAACTTTCCACGGCCCAAACAGATAAAacaacaatatctgctacagcaacagctgatattactgagacaacagg aaccacaagaggatcatcatcaactgcaatagaaacaaCACCAGAATGGTCTACGCCGCAAACAGATGAAATAACAATATCTGCTACAATAGCATCTCATGAAACTGAGACAACaggggcagaaagtactactttagaaatgacaaatacagaggatacaactATATCTGAcattcaaacaacacaagaagaacagacaactttgcaaactaccaacattgaaggatccacataTCCCACAGCAGAGACTACAGTGGTAGAAGTCACATCACAGAGCCCTGATTCTTCTAGAACCACAAGAGAatcatcatcaactgcaatagaaacaaCACCAGAACGGTCTACGCCGCAAACAGATGAAAtaacaatatctgctacagcaacagCTGATATTACTGAGACAACAGGGGCAGAAACtactactttagaaatgacaaatacagaggacacaaccatatctgaaattcaaacaacacaagaaaaacagacaactttgcaaacaaccaacattgaaggatccacatatcccacagcagagactacaggtgtagaggtcacatcccATAACCCTGATTCTCCTAAAACCACAAGAGATTCATCATCAACTGCAAAAGAAACAACGCATGATCTTTTCACGGCCCAAGCAGACGAAtcaacaatatctgctacagcaacagctgatattactgagacaactggggcagaaa cagagactacaggtgtagaggtcacatcccAGAACCCTGATTCTTCTAGAACCACAAGAGAATCATCATCAACAGCAATAGAAAAAACACCAGAATGGTCTACGCCGCAAACAGATGAAATAACAATATCTGCTACAATAGCATCTGATGTTACTGAGACAAAAgaggcagaaagtactactttagaaatgacaaatacagaggatacaaccatatctgaaattcaaacaacacaagaagaacagacaactttgcaaactaccaacattgaaggatccacatTTCCCACAGCAGACACTACAGCTGTAGAGGTCACATCACAGAACCCTGATCCTCCTAAAACCACAAGAGATTCATCATCAAATGCAATAGAAACAATGCCTGATCTTTCCACGGCCCAAATAGACGAAtcaacaatatctgctacagcaacagCTGATATCATTGAGACAACtggggcagaaagtactactttagaaatgacaaatacagaggatacaaccctatctgaaattcaaacaacacaagaagaacagacaactttgcaaactaccaacattgaaggatccacataTTCCACAGCAGACACTACAGTGGTAGGGGTCACATCACAGATCCCTGATTCTCCTAAAACCACAAGAGAttcatcatcaactgcaatagaaacaaCGCATGATCTTTCCACGGCCCAAACAGACGAAtcaacaatatctgctacagcaacagCTGATATTATTGAGACAACtggggcagaaa AGATAAAacaacaatatctgctacagcaacatctgatattactgaaacaacaggggcagaaagtactactttag